The region tctatgAGAACAGCACAGCAGTTAGgagcagtttggggttcagtcacttgcccaaggacacttcagcatgtggaTTGAgtaagactgggatcaaaccgttGAGTCTCTGTTTAGGGGCAACCTGCTCTACCCCTGAACCACGGCCGCtgccaacaaaaaaacaagcccAGGAACTTACAGTAAACAGATGTCTGGTTTATTCTCTTTATCTGCTGTAGATTCAGAAAGTGTTCAGACCCAGTTACTTTATCGTGTTGCATTATAGtttacattaaaaagaaatgcgTTTTTTCCCATCAATCTACACTTAATAGCCCATAATTGTAAATAGAATGAAAGTAGAAGagaacatttattaaaaattttaaaaaatataatctcTTTGCTCCCAGTTTGATTGAATTATCTTTGAGATGAGTCTGTACTTTAATTGACTGAACTGAGTTAGACAGTTTTTAATTTACTCTGCATGTcgtgataaaaacaaaacactttctgTGGACTTGTTGGAGTGTTCCCAGGACAACAGTGGCCATGATAACTTTGAAACAGGTTTGGAAGCAGCAGGACTTTTCCTAGAGTTGACAATCTAGACAAGCTGAGTAGGGGGACAACAAGGGCCCTGTCAGTGAGGCGATCAAGAACCCAACCGTCTCTGTCACTGAGCTTCAGTGTCCTGCAGAGGTGGAGACCCTGCTGGAAGTATACAACCATCTCAGCGGCTTTCTATCGATCAGACACTAAATAACAATCATGTGACAGattttcctcccatagtctctctctctctttctctctctgattttaggtatctctgactccagaactgcaggacttataataataataattaatattattattattaacaacaatacttcagtaattatatgaattgtgactgttatcataaataatcaataacttctttacactgttattgtttacattttaactagtcagatctgatacctggtggtgctcaagtgttccaggtctctccctcctctctctctctcctcctcctcactatctctctctcttctctcccctcttttccacccatctctcttctcctccacatttttctctgctcaccccaaccagtcgaggcagatgaccgcccacattgagtctggttttagaggtttctccctgttcattttcattacaacaaccacaacaacctgcTCCGTGGCTCAAAAGATTGAACTGAATTACctttttattatgatttattcTTCatctagccatggattttattatttttcctgtgaggcactttgtaactttgtttatataagtgctatacaaatgcagttattattattattaatttctcctctccagtcaccaaagtgctgctcattgtgggaactgttgggtttctcaatattaaataagattttaagctCTTGACCTTCTaagtaaagtgccttgagataatgtatattatgaattggtgctatacaaataaaataaaattgaactgaactgaattgaatagaAGCCTCATCAACCCCGTACACTCGTTTacggtgaatcctgcagaggatctctgtgttctcacatcagctcctcagGACTCGATACAAGGGGGCCATGTTGGCAATCTCCCTATTTTAAGTTTGAGTAACATCAAAATCATTAAAGTCATACATTTAAATTCCAACTCTAAGATGGATTTCAGTTCCTGGGATTTGTTGTTCAAAAATGGGCTTAAGAGTGATGGTACCTGGTGAGGTCCGAGCTCTAGAGCCATCACTTTGGTCAGCATGTCCAGGGCTCCTTTCGTGGCACctgggacacagacacacacaatgaacGGAACAGGCTGTTcaaaaagttaaatgtttttctattgCTGAGGTGAACTTGAGCTGAAGGGTGTCACGTGGCTTTTCCTCTCTTACTCACAGTACACAGCATGGTCTCTGAGGGCACACTGTGAGGCCTGGCTGGACACATTGACAATGGAGCCTCCAGATCCTCTGGCCTTCATCCCACGAGCCACAATCTacccacagagacagaggctgtgTTTGAATCTAATGGTGTTATTCCTATTTGACATGTTCAGGCATTACACGAGAGCCAGGTGAACCTTTGCTGTCCTTTCCACCaactgaaacatgaaatgaatgGCCATCCAATCACGGATTTCTGAAAGGTCATTTTCAAGATTTGCAACAGGGATAAGACCCTGAGTTAAAGTGGAGATGTGAGGCTGTGTGTCATCTCACAGGAGTGGACACAGTTTCTACATTTGTAGATAAAAATGATTATGGCAACATGGCCTGAAGAATGAACTTGTAGCCACACCtctggcatctattgcacttctgtccatcctgggagagaaatccctcacatgtggctctctgaggtttctacatacTTTTTCCCTGTGTTCCGTaattttttggtagttttttcctttccttcctgagggttaagggcagagggtgtcacaccttgttaaagtcctatgagacaaattgtgatttgtgggctatacaaataaaatgtgatcgATTGACCTCAACAAATGAGACACTCTTTAAGATCAGAGAGATCAAGTGGTCAGGAAGTACAGAATAATCTATCTTGAACGTGGCCTGGTGAAACCCCATGATTTACTATGGATGTGTTAGAGAAGTGTAGATGTAGTATGTTAAAAAATTGCCCTTGACCCTGTTTTAGGAACGTatgacagagaaagtgctgcacatagatgcactgtatgaatgtgtgggtgaatataaatacatatataatatataaattaacAGTTCTCGCTGTGTATGAGTCTGAGACCAGATGGATGGATTTTACAGTtatatatacaaaaaatatataattttcttttttaatagcCACTGTTTTACCTGCGACACATGCAGCACtgctttcacattcacattgaaTGACCTggaaataaaagacactttagaacacagcaaacacatgcCACATGACTGTCACATCATTATGCATTGTACCAGGACTATCTGCTAGTGTAACCTCTTATTTGGGGAGCATAGAAGTATCTCATATTCATCTTACTGGTCAAACTGGTCGGGTGTGACTTCCAGAAATGGCTGCAGGCTGGCAAAGGCGGCGTTATTCACCAGCAGATCGATGGGGCCGACGTCCTGCAGGGCTGCCTCCGTGGCCCCCCAGTCTGCCAGGTCCACGCACACCGGAGAGATGGACGGACACTGTGAGAGAAGCAGACATGCTGGTGTCGATAAAGATGGAGAAGGAAACCAATGTCTAAATGTGAGTCATTTCTAACTTGGGTTTTGGTCAGCAACCACATCAGAGTTAGACAATGAACTATGAATCGAGTCAAACTGAATTTCTGTTATGTGCACAATGGAACATTTTTGGTTTTCTTGATTAAAAAACAGCACTGTACTGTAACATACTGTAGCACATGCTGTAGTATTTAGTATGTAGTGATATGCTCCAGTATTCTCTTCATCGTACAAGATTTCTCTTTCAAACTGCCAATGctttttacttttgaaaaatgtatgtaatatatttttcttttggtaTATTTATAGATTACCTTAGTTTTTACGAGCAAAAACTGCACAAAGTTACTTCCTTTAAAAAGCAGCTTCCATTGCCAAGtcttatttgaaaaataaaaagaataaaagaagataAGCAGAGCTGTGTGTTGGAGAGGAAAGTAAACACCTCAGATGAGAGGAGAGCTGAAGTGGGGGCGCAGTGGGACAGATGAATCAGAGAAAGGTGGGGgatgagaggtcagaggtgggGGACCGAGCCCCTCACTTGGGTGAcagggtatgtgtgtgtgtgtttgggtgggCACCTCCTGCATTAGCGTGTCCAGGTCAGCCTGTGTGCGCGTAAGCGCCGTGACCTCCGCTCCGCAGCGTGCCAGAGCCAGAGCAGCGGCCCTGCCAATCCCTGAGACACAAAACATCcataaacacaaagacttattaCCGAGTGGATCTGCGGCTGTGACACcagagctgacacacacacattccacacATGTCTCAGACTCAGCCAGACTGCACTCCGTGAACAAAGCGGTTTTTATTCCAGTTTCTCACAGTGTGAACTGACGAGGGCACATTGGAATTCACATTCATTATCATCACTTCGGCTTTCATCACTTAACATTTGTTTACacattcataataataataataatcatctctAAGCTAATATTTAACAAATGGTGTTTGACgttttacattgtgtttattaatttaaaGTAATTGTCAGCAATCACCTCTTACCAGATTCGTTCTCATATCGTTTACTACTTTTAGCAGGGCTGTCTCTTTGCTGTGACGTGTCCTGAAACCTGATTGAaacatttctaatgttttttttctagtttCTGATTTGAAATCTCTCTAAAGGTGTTAAAATATCAAgattctctttctttaaaagaGTTTTTGTCAAAGCAGTTTTAAAATCAGTGGGGGAGACACCACGAGTAGGGATTTGCTATGTCTAGGTTTTAAAAAGGGAGGTTGGAGTTGGGTCTAGGGAAAACGAGGAGGGCTTCAGTTCTGCTAACACTTACCTGAGAGTTTCAGCATTACCAGGCTAAATGTTCCAACCTGACATCATTTATTCAAACAGGGTATGGATAAAGGTGCAGTGTGCTCATTCTGTTGACAGATACCAGCTCTAATGTTGATTATTTTATCCCTGAAGTAAACTCTTCTCATTTTTGGTTTGGGGTTTACCAGAGAATCTATACTAACAAGGAGTCTGTGAATATTAGTATTCATCACATGTGAACGGTATTGTCTCTTTTTAATtccatggtttgtttttttttctcttgggaTGAACTTTGAGTTATTTCCCTGACTTTGATAGGAGCAGCTGCATcaaccattgttttctttttctggttgAAATGACTAACTCAGTCTTCACATGATGACGGTAAGATGTTATTTTTGTAGGTTGTAATTTGTGTCATGACAGATGTGGCTACTTCAGGGGGTCATATGGCGTTTTTCGACGACATGCTCTGTGGTACTTAGTGGAGAGTGATCAGAACTGGTAAATACACAGTGGTCAGACAAGGCCAGATCAGTGAAAGAAGACATATTCATTTTAAGAACCACACACTATTAAGTCCAGGGTGTGTTTAAAATCCATGCATTCCAACCATTCTAAAAACTCTTTGGCTCTAGTATCTGCCAGATTGTCAACTGTATGTTAAGTATTGACTGCATCTTAGTTATAAACACCTGGATGTCACAGAATCTTTTACAGCTGAACCAGAATAAAACTGACGTACTGTTCATTGGTTCaaaggcacagagagagagaaactggcCTCCAAATGCAACACAGAACCAGCTGGCTACACCTTTGCATTGCTCACGTTTCTGGTCggccaaaacaaaagcacaacaaATCAGCTACAGTTAATTCAAATTCCGCTGCACAGTTGCTGACTAAGAACAAAAAGAGAGCACGAATGACACCTATTTTAGAGTCTCTACACTGGCTGCCTGTTCATTTTAGTATTAATTATTGAAATCTTTTTATTCGTTTATAAAGCACTACATGGGTTTGCACCTGTAGGATTTGGTTAATGAACAAGGGAGGCCCCTCAGATCCTCTGGTTCTTCACTTTTAGCTGCTCCACAaagcagaacaaaacatttgGTGATgccttttaaatgaaaactaaaaaccCAAATTTTCAGCCTG is a window of Paralichthys olivaceus isolate ysfri-2021 chromosome 21, ASM2471397v2, whole genome shotgun sequence DNA encoding:
- the dcxr gene encoding L-xylulose reductase yields the protein MEICFAGKRALVTGAGKGIGRAAALALARCGAEVTALTRTQADLDTLMQECPSISPVCVDLADWGATEAALQDVGPIDLLVNNAAFASLQPFLEVTPDQFDQSFNVNVKAVLHVSQIVARGMKARGSGGSIVNVSSQASQCALRDHAVYCATKGALDMLTKVMALELGPHQIRVNSVNPTVVMTEMGRLGWSDPDKAKTMTARIPLGRFAEVEDVVNSILFLLSDKSNMTNGVTLPVDGGFLAC